From Zingiber officinale cultivar Zhangliang chromosome 5B, Zo_v1.1, whole genome shotgun sequence, the proteins below share one genomic window:
- the LOC121987252 gene encoding homeobox-leucine zipper protein HOX19-like — MEDACETQLSLALATPSRPSAHCHRRLQPRASPKSLEGGRRPVICDEEEDSDARKKIRLTREQSAMLEIRFRCQSNLTPKQKQALAKQLNLQPRQVEVWFQNRRARKKLKQTEMDCEFLKRCYEVLSKENQMLQKELQEMKALKPTQFPAAAGLSICPTCGKIAGGDDDAAAPATPKTDHFRNPFSHSEAR; from the exons ATGGAGGACGCCTGTGAAACTCAGCTTTCTCTTGCACTAGCTACGCCTTCAAGGCCTTCAGCGCACTGCCACCGTCGACTGCAACCTCGCGCTTCTCCGAAGAGCTTGGAAGGCGGAAGGCGGCCTGTCATATGCGACGAGGAGGAAGACAGCGATGCGAGGAAGAAAATTAGACTTACCAGAGAGCAATCCGCCATGTTGGAGATCAGGTTCAGGTGCCAAAGTAATCTCACTCCA AAGCAGAAACAAGCGTTGGCTAAGCAATTGAATCTCCAGCCGCGGCAAGTGGAAGTATGGTTCCAGAACAGGAGAGCCAG GAAAAAGCTAAAGCAGACGGAGATGGACTGTGAATTCCTGAAGAGGTGTTACGAGGTGCTGAGCAAAGAGAACCAGATGCTGCAGAAGGAGTTGCAGGAGATGAAAGCTCTGAAGCCCACGCAATTCCCGGCGGCGGCCGGTCTCTCAATCTGCCCGACGTGTGGGAAGATCGCCGGAGGCGATGATGACGCAGCTGCTCCGGCGACTCCAAAGACCGATCACTTCAGGAACCCCTTTTCGCATTCAGAAGCGCGTTGA